One Carassius gibelio isolate Cgi1373 ecotype wild population from Czech Republic chromosome A7, carGib1.2-hapl.c, whole genome shotgun sequence DNA window includes the following coding sequences:
- the LOC128017492 gene encoding dr1-associated corepressor isoform X1, with product MPSKKKKYNARFPPARIKKIMQTDEEIGKVAAAVPVIISRALELFLESLLTKACHVTQSRNAKTMTTSHLKQCIELEQQFDFLKDLVAAVPDMQGEGEENHTEGEKIPRRGRKPGSGRKNGRAGAKGKDKKLSGTESEQEEDSEDSETDGEEDEDSSQTSTNTQPAVFFHREAALQCVPVSSQQVALLPAVPHKNEEEDEEDYDS from the exons ATGCCGAGCAAGAAGAAGAAATACAACGCCAGGTTTCCCCCG GCCAGGATCAAGAAGATCATGCAGACAGATGAAGAAATCGGGAAAGTGGCCGCAGCAGTTCCTGTCATCATCT CTCGTGCTCTGGAGCTCTTCCTGGAGTCTCTGCTGACCAAAGCGTGTCACGTCACACAGTCACGCAACGCCAAGACCATGACCACCTCACACCT gaagcAGTGCATCGAGCTGGAGCAGCAGTTTGACTTCCTGAAGGATCTGGTAGCGGCGGTTCCTGACATGCAGGGCGAGGGAGAGGAGAACCACACGGAGGGAGAGAAGATCCCACGCAG aggtcGCAAGCCCGGCTCAGGACGTAAGAACGGCAGAGCTGGAGCCAAAGGCAAAGACAAGAAACTCTCAGGCACTGAATCGGAGCAAGAG gaGGATTCAGAGGACAGTGAGACAGACGGAGAGGAGGATGAGGATTCGTCTCAAaccagcacaaacacacagcctGCAGTGTTCTTCCACAG ggaggCGGCGCTGCAGTGTGTTCCCGTGAGCtcccagcaggtggcgctgctGCCGGCCGTCCCACACAAGAACGAGGAGGAGGACGAGGAGGACTACGACTCATAG
- the LOC128017492 gene encoding dr1-associated corepressor isoform X2, whose product MQTDEEIGKVAAAVPVIISRALELFLESLLTKACHVTQSRNAKTMTTSHLKQCIELEQQFDFLKDLVAAVPDMQGEGEENHTEGEKIPRRGRKPGSGRKNGRAGAKGKDKKLSGTESEQEEDSEDSETDGEEDEDSSQTSTNTQPAVFFHREAALQCVPVSSQQVALLPAVPHKNEEEDEEDYDS is encoded by the exons ATGCAGACAGATGAAGAAATCGGGAAAGTGGCCGCAGCAGTTCCTGTCATCATCT CTCGTGCTCTGGAGCTCTTCCTGGAGTCTCTGCTGACCAAAGCGTGTCACGTCACACAGTCACGCAACGCCAAGACCATGACCACCTCACACCT gaagcAGTGCATCGAGCTGGAGCAGCAGTTTGACTTCCTGAAGGATCTGGTAGCGGCGGTTCCTGACATGCAGGGCGAGGGAGAGGAGAACCACACGGAGGGAGAGAAGATCCCACGCAG aggtcGCAAGCCCGGCTCAGGACGTAAGAACGGCAGAGCTGGAGCCAAAGGCAAAGACAAGAAACTCTCAGGCACTGAATCGGAGCAAGAG gaGGATTCAGAGGACAGTGAGACAGACGGAGAGGAGGATGAGGATTCGTCTCAAaccagcacaaacacacagcctGCAGTGTTCTTCCACAG ggaggCGGCGCTGCAGTGTGTTCCCGTGAGCtcccagcaggtggcgctgctGCCGGCCGTCCCACACAAGAACGAGGAGGAGGACGAGGAGGACTACGACTCATAG